In Glycine soja cultivar W05 chromosome 10, ASM419377v2, whole genome shotgun sequence, the genomic stretch ggAGGATTCGAATTTTATGATTGACAGGgcattttgttgtttgtgtgaaTATACAGGAATTACAGATGCTGGAATGAAGGCGATTGGTGAAGGTCTTTCCTTATTACAGTCGTTGGATGTGTCGTACTGTAGAAAGCTCACTGACAAGGGATTATCAGCTGTTGCCAAAGGCTGTTGTGACCTAAGGATATTGCATATGGCTGGTTGCAGATTTGTTAATGATGGTGTATTAGAAGCTCTCTCCAAATATTGTCGTAACTTGGAGGAGTTGGGATTGCAAGGGTGCACAAGTATTACTGATAATGGACTGATAAACCATGCAAGTGGCTGTCGACAGATCAGGTTTTTAGACATCAATAAATGCAGTAATGTTAGTGATGTTGGGGTTTCTAGTTTTTCTAGTGCTTGTTCGTCTTCTCTCAAGACATTGAAGTTGTTAGATTGTTACAAAATTGGTGACGAAACCATATTATCCATTGCCGAATTCTGTGGTAATCTGGAGACTTTAATCATTGGTGGTTGCCGGGATGTCTCTGCTGATGCGATAAAGTCGCTGGCTACTGCATGTGGAAGCAGCCTTAAGAACTTGAGGATGGATTGGTGTTTAAACACTTCTGATTCTTCATTGAGTTGTGTTTTAAGCCAATGCAGAAACCTTGAGGCACTGGACATTGGTTGCTGTATAGAGTTGACTGATGCTGCTTTTCAGCTAATGAGCAATGAGGAGCCTGGATTGAGTTTGAAGATTTTGAAGGTTAGTAATTGTCCAAAGATCACAGTGGCAGGTATAGGAATTATTGTGGGTAAATGCACTTCCCTGCAATACTTGGATGTGAGGTCATGCCCGCATATTACAAAGGCTGGCCTAGATGAGGCTGGTTTCCATTTTCCTGAATTCT encodes the following:
- the LOC114371892 gene encoding F-box/LRR-repeat protein 7-like, translated to MASNSIDGDAVLGSGLCINDVLRDDELRSILGRVESEKDKETFGLVCKRWLRLQSTERKKLAARAGPHMLRKMADRFTRLVELDLAQSVSRSFYPGVTDSDLAVIATAFTCLKILNLHNCKGITDAGMKAIGEGLSLLQSLDVSYCRKLTDKGLSAVAKGCCDLRILHMAGCRFVNDGVLEALSKYCRNLEELGLQGCTSITDNGLINHASGCRQIRFLDINKCSNVSDVGVSSFSSACSSSLKTLKLLDCYKIGDETILSIAEFCGNLETLIIGGCRDVSADAIKSLATACGSSLKNLRMDWCLNTSDSSLSCVLSQCRNLEALDIGCCIELTDAAFQLMSNEEPGLSLKILKVSNCPKITVAGIGIIVGKCTSLQYLDVRSCPHITKAGLDEAGFHFPEFCKINFNGSSISEPVVLL